DNA sequence from the Vicia villosa cultivar HV-30 ecotype Madison, WI linkage group LG3, Vvil1.0, whole genome shotgun sequence genome:
TCTCATCATTGAAGCAATTTAAGGAATTAACACTAAGAGAACAAACAGGTATAAGcaagtaacaacaacaacaacaacaaaacattcTGAAGGAAAAATAGTACCCAATTTGACTAAAGATCATCCCGAAGTTAAAATTTAACCCTATAAATTACCACAGACAAGTTGTATGAACGGGCAAAAGTCAATTAATAGattgcaataaaaataaataaataaaaaaccccGTTTGAAGAGTGGTGCTGCATTGTTGGATAAAAATCTTCATTCACTCAATGATAGCTCCGATAACACCAGCTCCAACTGTCTTCCCTCCTTCTCTGATAGCGAACCTCATTCCTTGTTCAATAGCCACTGGAACAATGAGTTCAACCACCATCTTTACACGATCACCGGGCATCACCATCTTTGATTCCTCATCCTTGTCATTCATAATAGATGTAACTTTTCCAGTAACATCGGTAGTCCTCATGTAAAATTGAGGCCTATAACCGGCAAAGAAAGGTGAGTGtcttccaccttcttctttctttAACACATACACAATGGCAGTAAATTTGGAGTGAGGAGTAATGGTTCCAGGCTTAGCCAAAACCATCCCTCTTTGAATATCGATCTTTTGAATACCTCTCAACAACAACCCCACGTTGTCACCAGCCATAGCATCATCCAAAATCTTCTGGAACATTTCAACACCTGTCACAGTTGTATTCCTTGTTTCCCTCAAACCAACAAGGTCAACCACATCACCAACTTTAACTGTCCCTCTTTCAATCCTCCCGGTGGCAACTGTTCCACGACCAGTAATCGAAAACACATCCTCAATGGCGAGCAAAAAGGGCAGTTCTGTCTGACGTTGAGGGATTGGAATATAATTATCAACTTCATCCATGAGCTGGTAAATCTTATCCACCCACTGGTTATCCCCACGTTTAAGTGTAGGGTTCGCCATTAACGCTTCCAAGGCCAAGAGCGCTGAACCAGAAACAATCGGAATGTCATCCCCAGGAAACTCATAAGATGAGAGAAGCTCTCGAACTTCAAGCTCCACAAGTTCAAGAAGCTCCTCATCATCCACTTGGTCCTGCTTGTTCAAAAACACAACCACGCTCGGCACACCAACCTGTtaaatcaaccaatcaaaaaccatatacacaacaataataacaaaaattcaTCAGAGAAACTATCCACCAATCAACCCTAACAAAATAAAATCTTCTGCAAGTACCTAAATTCCACACATTTATTATCTGCTGGCATTTTAATTCTCAACATTACCAGTGTAAGATTGCAACAAATCTTTACTAGTtgttattaaaactaaaattcatGAAGaaactattattaattttattctattaattgataataataattaagataAGATAATTACTTGTTTGGCGAGAAGGATGTGCTCTTTAGTTTGAGGCATGGGACCATCAGCACCGGATACAACAAGGATAGCGCCGTCCATTTGCGCGGCACCAGTAATCATATTCTTGACGTAATCAGCGTGACCGGGACAATCGACATGAGCATAGTGACGAGTTTCAGTCTCGTACTCAACAGTAGCAGTGTTAATTGTAATTCCACGGGCACGCTCTTCAGGAGCAGCGTCAATTTCGTCGTACTTTTTAGGGGCGCTGTTACCGAGGGAAGCGAGAGCCATGGTAAGAGCAGCAGTGAGAGTGGTTTTACCATGGTCGACGTGGCCAATTGTACCGATGTTGAGATGTGGCTTTTTGCGCTCGAATTTGCCACGTGCGGCGCGGACAGTGAAGGGGGAGGAAGGACGGTTGGTGCGTTGAGAGGAGGGAGTGAGGTGGAGGATTGTGGAGGGGTTAAGGAAGGAGGAGGAGAGGCGAGTTAGGGTTAGTTTGGGGCGAGTGGTTGAACGGAGTGTTGTGGAGTTTGAAATTGAAGCGGAAGTGGTGAAAGTGTGGGAGTGTGGGGGGTTTGGGAGTTGGAGTTTGGAGGAAGTGGTGGCTGCTGTGGAAGAAAGTGCCATGGTTGAAATGGAGAAGAGGAATTGAGTGGGAATTGAGAGAGTGAGGAGAAGAGGATTTGGTTATCGGTTTGGGAGAGTTTGTGTGTTTTGTATTGAGTGGATAATGAAATGAGAACCTCTTGTtataaattgaattttgttatCCTCTCGATTTTGGATTGACGCGCCGTGGCTCGCTACTTTGCAACACTGGAGCACTATGACTACTATCAATTCACTACTGGGTACTTACGGTAAAAATTTAAAAGGAAGTTATTGCGTGGTAAtgcctaattatttatttattaccgtTTCTATTAAATTTACATTTTTGTCTTTCTAggatttatatttttatagtatttatttattattaaattttaaaatttattatttttacttaATTGAATTTTGTCTATATAATgtgaatataaaaataattataaaataaatttaaatactcAAAGCATGTAATATGTCGCTTGCCGACCGAGATTGACGTGGATTtggataaaaaattatttttaatttatatttaaatcaaTCTTAAATAGTAAGTaatgttttgatttatttttaaaaaattattttaataatacagTTTTTTAAATTCATATCACCTGAATTAATATCCAACAACTTCCTTTTGTTAATTTTACAAtgattaaaatagttttttaaaataaatataaagtaaATATAAACTTAAGTGGCAAATAAATTTAAGCGCTTTCGCTTTTACTAGACCTCACTTTAGGGACTTATGTCGTATGGGATATATATTCCGAATGGCTATCAACCCGCCCCAAATCTGTATAGCCTACCAGGCCGTCTCAGTCTAGTTTCCTCTACCAAGTCGTGCTTTAATGTGAAATACATCCTCATTAATAGAGCTCAAAGTCCTTTATTGCTTCTCATGTGACAAGGGAACCACATCAATAAAAGGTCACGAATGTGATACAATGCCATTTACTAAAACTAACATTATAAAAGAATAAGCGAGAAACGATAGAAAGCAAGTAATCCTTATGCCCTAAACCTAGTAACACTGCGACTTTTCCCGGCCAGCTCCGAGGAAGTTATCACATTGTTCTTCAAGAACAGTTGGTGCTCACCGTGTGGCCTGGTAAAACTCTTCCAAGCTGCACAAAATTGCAAACTGACGGACTAGAAGCAGGGCTAACAGTAACGGTCAGGGATCCAAGCCTTGGAAGAATTGGCTGCCGTTGTGGAGCTTTTACATCAACAGAATGAATAATTACAGAACACCGTCCACGAGATCCAGCAGCAACATCCCCAACCCCCCTGAGAAGATGAAGATACAGACGATCCTTTTGACACACAACCATTATCTGGAGAAATTTGGAACAACGAGGTCCCGGAGAATTTCAAACCCCGTCAGCTTTCATCATCCAACAAAAAGCATAATTCACAAGAGCATATCCTGACCATCACACCCAAATGGCTATCATTGAAGCCAGCAAGTCAGTTAAATGCAAACTAATGGTCAGGACCATAAAGGAGGCATCCATATGTTGGTATATGGGGCTATCAAAGCACTTAGTGACGAGTTACCGAGATTTAGCCGAAAGACTGATACACCAATTCACCGCTAACAAGCACCAAAAAGTTTCAACCACTAGTCTCTTCAATATCCGTCAAGGGAAGGACGAGATGCTCTAGGAGTACGTGGCGTGCTTTAATGAGGAAACCATCAAGGTGGCACATCCCAACCAAGAAATATTTGTGGGAGCCTTTCATAATGGATTGAGGGTCGGACACTTCAACAAGTTGCTGGCCCAAAAACCTGCCACCTCCAATGAAGATATCACTACCCGGAAAAAATGGTACATACGTGAATAAGAAGAAAGCAATGTAGAAAAGAAGACGAGATATGCCAGAGAGAAGGGTCCGTCTCCTCGATCTGAAGGGTCGGGACTTAAAAAACCTAATGAGCAGTTATATTGAGAAACAAGTTGCTCCGCTCGGGAAGGCTCGACAGAAGACCATTAAAAAATTTGACTCCACTAAATGCTAGCAGGGACAAGATCCTACAGGAGACCTACACAACTCTAATCATCCCATAAGCAGGCCCTCCCTAGGGAGATGTGATGGGACCCAGTTCGAGTAGGTGTAAGTATCACAAAATGCAAAGGCATTATACTGAAGACTATTATCATCTAAAATAAGGAATCGGGAAACTTATACAAAGAGGACGCCTCTAGAATTATGAGCAAGGCGAGGAGAGGTCTTCCCTAGACCGTGCTAATGAGCGAGCATCACCTATGAAGAAACTCATGAGGGAGGAGCGAGGGAGAAGCGCTCCACAACACATGCTTAGCACCATGGCCAAAGGTTTTGCTGGGGGCGGTGAATAAAATCAATCACGAAAAAGTTATGCAAGGCAAGTGATGCACATCTCACGTAATCCACGTCCGGGGCACCATCCCTCCGAACCCCAGATAGGTTTCTCTAGGTGAGATGCAAAAGGCGTGGTTCCATATGAGGATGATCCGATGGTGATCAGAATCCAAATAAGGAAGTGGGACATGAAGCGAGTTTTGATCGATCTGGCTAGCTCGACGGATGTTATGTATTGGGAAGCTTTCCAAGGATCAAGGCTCTACATGGACTTGTTGCGACCATTTAAAGGATCGTTAGTGGGTTTCTAGGGAGAGCAAGTCCAAGTATTgggttatattatattatattaagcaTTATCTTCGGGAGTGGAGAAAATGAAAAGTAAACAAAAGTCAGATATATGGTCGTCAACGCCCCATCTCCATACAACATAATAAATGGGCGTCTCACTTTCAATGCTCTAGAGGCAgatctatccactctctatctgACAATGAAGTTCCCTCTAGAGGATGGGAGGGTAGGAATCATCAAGGGAAATCAGGTACAAAGTAGAATTCGTAGATCTCAACCCATGAAACGAGTCCCTAGAGAACAGTCTGACACCAATCAAAGACATAAAAAAAGATCCAGATCGGTTTAGAACCTCACCAAATGACTCAAATAGGAACCGCGTTGCTAGTAGAGGAGGAGTTAGAGATTGTAAACCTACTAAGAAAGAACGTTGATCTCTTCTCCTGGATCCCGACGGACATTCTAGGTATCAATCCTGGTGTAGTGTGTCACCAATTATCCATACGTCCAGAAGCAAAACATGTCATCCTGCGAAAAAGGAAAGAATGCGAAGAAAAGAGAAAGGTCATCAAAGAAGAAGTCGAGTATCTCCTGGAGGCTTAGTTCATCCGAGAAATAAAGTATCCCACCTAGTTGGCAAACATAGTCATGATACGGAAGAATTATGGAAAGTGGAGGATGTGCGTAGATTTCACCGGCCTTAACAACGTGTACCCGAAGGTGCTGAGTTTCATGGATGCATATCCGGGATATAACCATATTAGAATGAGCCCGGAAGATGCCCCCAAACTGCCTTCATGACAACAGGAAAAAATTTTACTATGATGTAATGCCCCTAATTCCCATCGGAGGCCGCATCCAGTTTTGATCCATCACCCAAACAAATGCACATTTTGGTCCGCCTAAAAAAACTTAAGTGTTTCGCCCTTACCAAGCCTCACACTTGGGGGGATTATATACGTCTAGGATGTATATCCCGTAAAGGTTACCAAATCGCCAAATAAACATAAGCGCTTCGCCCTTACCAGCCTCACACTTGGGGGGCTTATGTACATCTGGGATGTATATTCTGGATAGCCTACCAAGCCATCCTAGTCTGGGATGTATGTCCCACACAGGTTACCCAACCACCAAATAAACTTAAGCGTTTTGCCCTTACCAGACCTCACACTTGGGGGGCTTATGTACGTTTGGGATGTATATCCCAGATAGACTACCACCCCACCCGAAACCTGTATAGCCTACCAAGCCGCCCCAATCGGATTTCGTCTACCAAGTCGCCCTTCAATACGAAatacatcttcatcaatagagTTCAATGTCCTTTATGGATTCCCAGGTGACAAGGAAACCACAACAATAAAGGTCATGAATGCGATACAATGTCATTTACTAAAACCAACACTATAAAAGAATAGGCGAAAAATGATAGAAAGCAAGCAATCCTTAAAACACTACATTCTACTAACACTGTGACTTTTCCTGACCAACTTCGAGAAAATTACCACATTATTTTTCAGAAAAAGACAAATAGTAATTTGACTTGTcatctaaaattaatttatatataaattgaaaaatcatttttattcatATCCATGTCAATCTAAGGTGGCAAGTAATTTCActatttgtttaatttcaatttttaaattttaaattaataattataaaatttattaatattaattattttcgcTTAAATGgtatacaattatttttaattaatttacttaataattaatttaagaaGAGTGGGATAGCAActtgactctttttttttttgtaaattttaattaatattttaaatttattaaattttttgatgttaactattttattttaaaaagtataaacttttttattgattaatttatttaaaattcaactaATATTCTCATAAATATATTTGATATGCGTTATAATactatttaattttctaaaaatcactttgacttaaaaactttaattaaattttaaatgattctatttaaatattattttataacttTAGATGAGTTTCGTTTACATGTATGAAAAAGAATAcacattattaattataatagtttatttaaatattaatttttgtatataatatagcgctaaaagtatAAACGATAAGGTGGTCATaaatcaaagtctattaaagattgtagataAAGTGATGATTGACTAAAATGAAAATATGCAATTGAAGTAGAATTAAATTCACTTTACAATAGATAAGTTTTTGGACCTATAGTttgaacacctcaaggtgtgaagtCAGTTAGATACAAATGGGTTTTCGTGCGAAAACgaaatgaaaataatgaattgTGAGACAAAAAGCTCGATTTTTCGCTCAAGGATTTTCACAAAGATCTAGAATTGATTTGATGAGACATATTCGCTTGTAGTGGATGTAAGTGTTTTTCGATACTTAATAAGCCTTGTAgaacatgaagggcttaatttgcacATGATGGATGTAGTAAAAACTTATTTGTATGGCTCGCttgatagtgacatttacatgaaactccctaaAGAGTTTAATGTACCCGAGACACATAACTTTGGTTCTCAAGAAAGTTACTCCTTCAAATTGAATAAGTCTCTCTATGTGCTAAAACAATTTGAACGCGTGTGGTATAATCGTCTTGTTGAATATTTGTTAAGGgatggatatacaaataactccatttatccttgtatttttataaaaaggtctcgaaaagaatttgcaataatagttatttatgtggatgacataaatattattggaacttctgaagagcttccaaaagttATAAATTTCTTAAAGAAATCGTTTGAGAGGAAGGTCATAGGAAAGACAAAGTTATCTATAGGTTTACAAATTGAGCATATGGACaatggaatatttgtacatcaataagtttatatagaaaaagtgttaaaacgcttctatatggacaaatctcaATCGTTGTCTACTCTAATGGTTGTTAGATCACTGGATGTGGAGAAATATCCTTTCAGGCCTCGGaaaaaagatgaagaattatttgatcctgaagtaccatatcttagtgcaattcgAGCATTGATGTATTTTGCTAATTATATTCGTTGTGATATAGTTCTTCACCTACACAGACATTGGAACAGAGACAAAAATATACTTTGTTATCTTATGGGTACAATGggcatgtgtttgttttattccaaaaaaattaaattagaattaacAAGTTATTGAGATACACACGATACTTGTCAGATCCTGATAATGGTAGATCACAAATATGTTACTTGTTTAATTGTGCGGTACAATCATTCCATAGAGATATGTAAAACAACCTATAGAAGCAACTTCGTCAAATCAAGCACAACGTTTAACAATATATGAAGTTACTTAACTGTCGTTCAgttgagagagagagaattaaatacattttacactctttttttcttcatcGTGATTGTGTCTCATTAAGTTTTACTTTGTAAAGATTTTAACTAGGCAATTTTTCCACAAAGAATATTGTATTCTTTTTTTCTTCACTAAAATTTTttctaataaaattttaatgaaacataTCTTTAATGAACATTGAAAGAGAATGTTATGAATAATATGTAATATGAATATCCATTTTCCTTAGAAATTCAATATACCTTAACACTATGATTAAATGTGATTGTTATTAGTAATTAGTGATATTTATATGCTTGTAACCTACATGTATGTCCTATAAATAGAATCTATGTTATAATATAAAAGACACACATGAGAAGAATACAATACAAAATTATATTCTTTGCTCTCTAATCTTTTGTTCATTCTctttattttataacataatGATTTTCAAAATACTTTTTACATGTAATTATTagtgattaattattattaggaTAGAGAATTTTGATCCCCCTAGATATTGCTTCAGCCGCACACATTCAGGACGATTAATATTAAgtgattattatttgatttaaaaaattaattattatgcactgctatttaaaaaataatgattatAAAGGCAACACATCacaatttttcttataatttagaaattaattttataaaagttaaattttgataaaaatataatGGTTTCAATTATTTGATGTGTAAAACCGCTCCAGGTTAAATTTTTCTAAAAATTGAAATGATAGTAAATTTGCACCACGTATAAACATGTTTAATAGCCACTGTATTTTCACACAAATACACAAAGAAGTGTAACCACGGATTTTACTCCTTTGTTTGTGCTCTGATTAGTTGAGGTATTCCCTTAAATAAGCTCGTAAGATTAGAGAAGCTCCACGTAGACTTGATTGTGACATGAATTAAATTCATGTCTCCACATTAACAAGACTTGTTGGAAGCCAAATCCACCACAAAAGACTCTCTAAAACACTCGAGTTTTATTCAATCTATACCCAAAAGTTTATTCTCAAAATTATCGAACTTGCTAGTTAACTTAAAATAATGTTACTCATCTCTATTCTTTATATCAACGAATGTTCTAAAAACTAGATTAGTTATTATCAAATAAATGAAGACATTACTTATGATCTAGCTCGAATTAATTAAGAATCCAATGATGGAACGATATTTCTTGCCACATGTGCATGCCATACTAACCTGGTACATGTTATTGTGGGAGCCACAATCACCACCACACACAACATACTACACACGAACTGAATGTTTCACCATATCTAATAACTGACTTGTCTAATATGCTTAGATACACTtgtttctcttctgactctctcACTTATGAACTGTAACTAGTAACTTGAGAAATTCTTCTGATTATTGTAACTTCAAATAAACTCATTAACATTAAACAAAATTTGATCCTTTATTTTGCACAAACCTATAACTTCTATTTTTGTTCTAAAAATCATATGCTATGTACTATTAATTATGAGACCTATGCAAACTTCAAACAATTCGTTCCAACTcagtttttattatgattaattttctaaattttcttaaaacttatttttaaattatattaacaaACTTCCACCTATTTAAGTCTATGATACCAAAATTTTGAAAACACTTTGACATAATAGATGAAAAATAAATTGCCAGCACCATATCGAATAGATGATATCATGTTCAGCCTTTAACTGCTACCAACGGTGAAACGAAAGCAAGAATATGTATGTACAAGTATACACTTTCTATAGTTTAATAACTTGTACCAAACTATGTACAGATGTTATTGGGGAATGAAATCTAGTCTTTCGACGACCCATCATTTCAATACCCTTAAATACAGCAATAACATTTAGCCTCCATGCTAAAGAGGAGTTTAAGTCTTCACTCAACCAAAATCATCCTGCAAAgatgatcaaaagttatgactcgGCTGCTTTTCCTCCTTAACATCATAAGAACAGCTCCACTAAAACAAATCCCTCTCTTAAACAATCACGGACCCAAAATATTAACTATGTGCAATTTGTTCCAAGTAACATGCATGAAAGATTTTAACTTCGGAACTTTGTTCCTTCTAAGCGCCCTGAATGACCACAAACCCCACAAAATAGGCATTAAGATAAGGAAAGGGACGGCTCACCCTACACTTCACTGTCAGGCAACTTCAGGTTGCATATACTTAGAAGCTGTAGGGAAATTTCAGGAGAAAATTCGTTCAAAAAATCTGAGACAGCTACTTGGTGCTTCTTCTTCAGTTCGTCTAACTCCTCTCTCTGCATACCCAACAAAGTTTCCAGCTTTGATGCTATTTTATCAATGTCTTCTGTTTCAGAATCTTCCAAGCTTACAGATGCTTCTTCTTCAAAGGACATTTCACCAGCAGCTTCAAACTGGTCCGACGTAATACTTTCACTGAAAGGGGAATCAGCAGTCCCATCACATTCTTTCTCCGCACTATTTGCAAACAAGGCGCCTTCCTCAGCAATCGCATCCATTTCATGAGTCAAATTTGAAGAACCGTGCAGACATGGAGAGCTTCCACCAACACCCTTAGGTGAGTCTGACCAGTACTTACGACCTGAAGGTAATATTTCCAAAGCAAGGCTGCCAGGAGAATCATTTGTTATGGGAGAAGCCTCGGGCATAGTTTCAGGGGTATGGCCGGAATCATGATAAGAATTATTGTTGGGATTTTCACTAGGATTCCAGCTAGGGATGTGGTATTGAATTTCTGAGTCAATTGTCATAGCAATAGTTGAAACATCTTGATCACTAAGCTCCAACTCCTCAACCATTTCACTGGCAACAGAGACTGAAGTGTCTGCTCCAATATCGAAAGGGAAATGGATATTTCGAATATGGCCTAGAAGCAAATGGACATCAGAAccataaaaaagaaaatagatgCTCTCTTtctttgagaaaaaaaattaaacttaagAGAATACCTGTGGAATCAGCAATtcgtagttttaaaaatattgtattaacATCTCTCCTCTGGCCTTCCACAGTGAATTCCCTATTTGCCTCAACAGAATTATCCTTGGCACTTTTTGCAATGGGTACATTATCAAAGTTATTTCCTGCATTTGATACATTGGATGGTAAACAAAAGTAGAATGTTTATTTGGTACTTTGTAATGTAAAGTATATTTACCTGAATGGGTTCTAGATCTCGAAGATCGACCGACACTGTCACCATCATCTGACTGAAGGAAGGGATCCATCAAGAGAACCCTTGCAGGCAACCGTTGTGATACATTAGCAATGCACTTTTCTATAAAGGCTTTAACTTCGGGATCATTTACTTTTGCCAATGATGCTGGCTTTATTCCCTATtggaaaattaaacaaaaattataatcATGGCAATGATAGAGAAACAACAGGGACCTATTTGGCTCTAGA
Encoded proteins:
- the LOC131661788 gene encoding elongation factor Tu, chloroplastic; amino-acid sequence: MALSSTAATTSSKLQLPNPPHSHTFTTSASISNSTTLRSTTRPKLTLTRLSSSFLNPSTILHLTPSSQRTNRPSSPFTVRAARGKFERKKPHLNIGTIGHVDHGKTTLTAALTMALASLGNSAPKKYDEIDAAPEERARGITINTATVEYETETRHYAHVDCPGHADYVKNMITGAAQMDGAILVVSGADGPMPQTKEHILLAKQVGVPSVVVFLNKQDQVDDEELLELVELEVRELLSSYEFPGDDIPIVSGSALLALEALMANPTLKRGDNQWVDKIYQLMDEVDNYIPIPQRQTELPFLLAIEDVFSITGRGTVATGRIERGTVKVGDVVDLVGLRETRNTTVTGVEMFQKILDDAMAGDNVGLLLRGIQKIDIQRGMVLAKPGTITPHSKFTAIVYVLKKEEGGRHSPFFAGYRPQFYMRTTDVTGKVTSIMNDKDEESKMVMPGDRVKMVVELIVPVAIEQGMRFAIREGGKTVGAGVIGAIIE
- the LOC131661789 gene encoding probable serine/threonine-protein kinase WNK3 encodes the protein MPLDSSELDGDPDTEFAEIDPTGRYGRYKEVLGKGAFKKVYRAFDELEGIEVAWNQVKVSDLLRNSEDLERLYSEVHLLKTLKHKNIIKFYNSWVDTKTENINFITEIFTSGTLRQYRKKHKHVDLRALKKWSRQILEGLSYLHSHDPPVIHRDLKCDNIFVNGNQGEVKIGDLGLAAILQQASSAHSVIGTPEFMAPELYEEEYNELVDIYAFGMCLLELVTVEYPYVECSNAAQIYKKVSSGIKPASLAKVNDPEVKAFIEKCIANVSQRLPARVLLMDPFLQSDDGDSVGRSSRSRTHSGNNFDNVPIAKSAKDNSVEANREFTVEGQRRDVNTIFLKLRIADSTGHIRNIHFPFDIGADTSVSVASEMVEELELSDQDVSTIAMTIDSEIQYHIPSWNPSENPNNNSYHDSGHTPETMPEASPITNDSPGSLALEILPSGRKYWSDSPKGVGGSSPCLHGSSNLTHEMDAIAEEGALFANSAEKECDGTADSPFSESITSDQFEAAGEMSFEEEASVSLEDSETEDIDKIASKLETLLGMQREELDELKKKHQVAVSDFLNEFSPEISLQLLSICNLKLPDSEV